One part of the Candidatus Effluviviaceae Genus V sp. genome encodes these proteins:
- the alr gene encoding alanine racemase: MEPSPTSRIYLSHSALARNLRFVQARVGHDTLVSSVVKGNAYGHGIEEFVPLAESLGVRHFSVADSHEAARVLASKRPDTSVMIMAHLGDDELGWAISSGVEFYVFDIERLEAALEAAASLERRARIHIQLETGMHRLGYENGQIQEVIDLLKRSQGRYVLEGITTHLAGAESINNYHRIQQQLERYQDALQRFRSAFTIIGRRHVASSAAAFVYPNAIYDMVRIGVAQYGFWPSEETRIRYLNMCHKLTDTPLRRVMSWKTSVMGLKMVERGEFVGYGTSYIAPRRMRIATVPVGYSHGYSRVLSNRGYVLVRGRRAHVTGVVNMNMMTVDVTNIPDVARGDEVVLIGKQGNQTISVGSFSEMTNQVNYELLARLPHRIPRIPAP, translated from the coding sequence ATGGAGCCAAGCCCCACGTCGCGCATCTATCTCAGCCACTCGGCGCTGGCACGGAACCTCCGGTTCGTCCAAGCGCGGGTCGGGCACGACACGCTGGTCTCCTCGGTCGTCAAGGGGAACGCCTACGGCCACGGCATCGAGGAGTTCGTCCCGCTGGCCGAGTCGCTGGGCGTGCGGCACTTCTCGGTCGCAGACTCGCACGAGGCGGCCAGGGTCCTCGCCAGCAAGCGGCCGGACACGTCGGTCATGATCATGGCACACCTCGGGGACGACGAGCTCGGGTGGGCCATATCCAGCGGTGTCGAGTTCTACGTCTTCGACATCGAGCGGCTCGAGGCCGCGCTCGAGGCCGCGGCGTCGCTCGAGCGGCGGGCGAGGATCCACATCCAGCTCGAGACGGGCATGCACCGTCTCGGATACGAGAACGGCCAGATCCAGGAGGTCATCGACCTCCTGAAGCGGTCACAGGGACGATACGTGCTCGAGGGCATCACCACGCACCTGGCCGGCGCGGAGAGCATCAACAACTACCACAGGATCCAGCAGCAGCTCGAGCGCTACCAGGACGCGCTACAGCGCTTCCGGAGCGCATTCACCATCATCGGGAGGCGCCACGTCGCTTCCTCGGCGGCGGCCTTCGTCTATCCCAACGCCATCTACGACATGGTCAGGATCGGCGTCGCGCAGTACGGATTCTGGCCGAGCGAGGAGACCAGGATCCGCTATCTCAACATGTGCCACAAACTGACCGACACGCCGCTGCGGCGGGTCATGTCGTGGAAGACCTCGGTGATGGGACTCAAGATGGTCGAGCGGGGCGAGTTCGTCGGCTACGGCACATCGTACATCGCGCCGCGGCGTATGCGGATCGCCACCGTGCCTGTCGGCTACAGCCACGGCTACTCGAGGGTCCTCTCGAACAGGGGATACGTGCTCGTCCGCGGACGGCGCGCCCACGTCACGGGCGTGGTCAACATGAACATGATGACGGTCGACGTCACGAACATCCCGGACGTCGCGCGCGGCGACGAGGTCGTGCTGATCGGGAAGCAGGGCAATCAGACGATCTCGGTCGGCTCGTTCAGCGAGATGACGAACCAGGTGAACTACGAGCTCCTTGCCAGGCTCCCGCACCGCATTCCGAGGATCCCCGCGCCCTGA